From Cannabis sativa cultivar Pink pepper isolate KNU-18-1 chromosome 8, ASM2916894v1, whole genome shotgun sequence, a single genomic window includes:
- the LOC115701175 gene encoding tubulin-folding cofactor B produces MASMLQKNDGDNSVLLRVTHANLKSFNADVRFSLQTTVEGVKEKLWHKCGTSVTSMALELYDDNNSKIAILSDDSRPLGFYSPFDGYRIHVIDLDPSSVTSGGWLEDTSLVEKYTISDEAYKKRDGTFRKFKEKMVSQNPSAFEAKITDSYMEDLCANIKIGDRCEVDPGAKRGVVKFVGRAESLAPGFWVGIQYDEPLGKHDGMVKGTRYFQCPLLQGAMVRPDKVKVGDFPERDPFEEEEI; encoded by the exons ATGGCGTCTATGTTACAGAAGAACGACGGAGACAACTCGGTTCTTCTACGCGTCACTCATGCCAATCTCAAGAGTTTCAACGCTGACGTTCGTTTCTCCCTTCAG aCTACAGTGGAGGGTGTCAAAGAGAAGCTATGGCATAAATGTGGGACTTCAGTGACTTCAATGGCATTGGAGCTTTACGATGATAACAACTCCAAAATTGCTATTTTATCCGATGATTCTAGGCCTCTTGGATTTTACTCCCCTTTTGATGG GTATCGGATTCATGTGATAGATCTGGATCCTTCGTCAGTTACATCCGGTGGATGGCTTGAGGACACTTCACTTGTTGAGAAGTACACTATTTCAGATGAAGCTTACAAAAAACGTGATG GAACTTTCAGAAAATTTAAGGAAAAGATGGTATCGCAAAACCCATCAGCATTTGAGGCAAAA ATAACAGACAGTTACATGGAAGATCTGTGTGCAAATATTAAG ATAGGAGATAGATGCGAAGTCGACCCAGGGGCGAAAAGAGGTGTTGTTAAATTTGTTGGCCGAGCAGAATCTCTGGCACCTGGTTTCTGGGTTGGAATCCAATATGATGAACCATTAGGAAAACATGATGGCAT GGTAAAAGGAACACGTTACTTTCAGTGCCCTCTGCTTCAGGGTGCAATGGTTAGGCCAGACAAAGTAAAG GTTGGTGACTTCCCTGAGCGAGATCCTTTTGAGGAGGAGGAAATTTGA
- the LOC115700737 gene encoding cystathionine beta-lyase, chloroplastic — MASSSFSLRHFPASLYSEFTDVGLTTGRFSTNFGNLVFCKPASLKRNQLLPWAKFELNCSIDREMDLSTSTLIDGVSDSLNDIELKEPSISTMLMNFGDKFDPYEAISTPLYQTATFKQPSATENGPYDYTRSGNPTRDVLESLLAKLDKADRALCFTSGMAALSAVAHLVGTGEEIVAGDDIYGGSDRLLSKVIPKTGVLVKRVDTTNLDEIASAIGPRTKLVWLESPTNPRQMVSNIREIAKMAHAHDALVLVDNSIMSPVLSQPLKLGADIVMHSATKFIAGHSDVMAGVLAVRGERLAKELYFLQNAEGSGLAPFDCWLCLRGIKTMALRIEKQQSNAQRIAEFLASHPRVKKVNYAGLVDHPGHALHFSQATGAGSVLSFLTGSVALSKHIVETTKYFSIAVSFGSVKSLISLPCFMSHASIPAEVRQARGLTEDLVRISVGIEDVNDLIADLDHALRTGPA; from the exons ATGGCATCTTCTTCCTTCTCTCTCAGGCATTTTCCTGCCTCTCTCTACTCTGAATTCACCGACGTT GGTTTAACTACCGGGAGATTTTCAACCAATTTTGGGAATTTGGTGTTTTGCAAACCTGCATCACTAAAGAGAAATCAGCTGTTGCCTTGGGCGAAATTCGAATTGAATTGTTCAATTGATAGAGAGATGGACTTGAGCACTTCAACTTTGATCGATGGTGTTTCAGATTCCTTAAATG ATATTGAGCTGAAAGAGCCGAGCATATCAACTATGCTAATGAATTTTGGAGACAAGTTTGATCCTTATGAAGCAATCAGTACTCCACTGTATCAAACAGCCACTTTTAAGCAG CCTTCAGCAACAGAAAATGGTCCTTATGATTATACTAGAAGTGGAAATCCCACACGAGATGTTCTTGAAAG CCTTTTGGCCAAGCTCGATAAAGCAGATCGTGCTCTTTGCTTCACTAGCGGAATGGCTGCTCTGTCAGCTGTAGCCCATCTTGTTGGAACTG GTGAAGAGATTGTTGCTGGAGATGACATTTATGGTGGTTCTGATAGGTTGCTGTCCAAAGTAATTCCAAAGACAGGGGTCTTGGTGAA ACGAGTAGATACAACTAATTTAGATGAAATAGCATCTGCAATTGGTCCCCGCACAAAGCTTGTCTGGCTGGAGAGTCCTACAAATCCTCGACAAATGGTTTCTAATATTCGT GAAATAGCTAAAATGGCTCATGCTCATGATGCTCTTGTCTTGGTGGATAATAGTATAATGTCCCCTGTACTGTCACAACCTCTGAAACTTGGAGCTG ACATTGTTATGCATTCAGCTACCAAGTTCATTGCTGGGCACAGTGATGTGATGGCAGGTGTACTAGCTGTAAGAGGGGAAAG attAGCAAAAGAGCTGTACTTTCTACAAAATGCAGAAGGGTCTGGGTTGGCTCCATTTGATTGCTGGCTCTGCTTACGAGGAATTAAGACAATGGCATTACGAATTGAGAAGCAGCAG AGTAATGCACAAAGGATTGCTGAGTTTCTGGCATCCCATCCACGGGTGAAGAAAGTTAACTATGCAGGCCTTGTTGATCATCCTGGACATGCTTTGCATTTTTCTCAG GCGACGGGTGCAGGATCTGTGTTGAGCTTCTTGACTGGCTCAGTTGCACTATCAAAGCATATTGTTGAAACTACCAAGTACTTCAGCATAGCTGTCAGTTTTG GTAGTGTGAAGTCTCTCATAAGCCTGCCCTGCTTCATGTCTCATGCAAGCATACCAGCCGAAGTGCGCCAGGCCCGAGGTCTAACGGAAGATCTTGTTCGTATATCTGTTGGGATTGAAGATGTGAATGATCTGATTGCTGATTTAGACCATGCACTCAGAACTGGACCTGCATGA
- the LOC133030485 gene encoding uncharacterized protein LOC133030485 — MEFPTVEHLREALKEHFISIDRQYKYIHNDRLRIRIVCQGEGCKWLMYARRMRADCTTMRINKFEEEHNCGILWENRLVDANWIAKEFLEKFRANPAMSFGDFKKANPEGKYSKLSSWTFYRAKNKAMAKIHGTVKDQYAILHDYCAILVKLNPGSTAFIRTSLVDDVRYFERVYICLAACKAGFKFCRPIIGLDGCFLKGYCRGMLLVAIGIDANNSMFPLAYAVVEKENTDSWTWFVQLLKEDLDVQDTKLFTFISDRQKGLHLYANFKKEFPGLLLKQQLWACARATTVEEFKRRMDELKETNAAAFEWLSKKSPSEWTKSHFRTFSKCDMLLNNLCESFNSAILDGRDKAIITLLEYVRYWLMDRMRKQRESVSKWTKPVGKRIFDILQKNRKLAMKCQCTKSVGGLFQVTVSAAVEATNLETKTCSCRTYDLTVSMIFLLNVTRKKPS, encoded by the exons ATGGAATTCCCTACTGTTGAGCACTTGAGGGAAGCATTGAAGGAGCATTTCATCAGCATTGACAGGCAGTACAAGTATATTCACAATGACAGGTTAAGAATTAGAATTGTATGCCAAGGAGAAGGCTGCAAATGGTTAATGTATGCTCGAAGGATGAGAGCTGATTGCACTACAATGAGAATCAACAAATTTGAGGAAGAACATAACTGTGGAATTTTATGGGAGAACAGGCTGGTAGATGCTAATTGGATTGCAAAAGAGTTCTTGGAGAAGTTCAGAGCAAATCCAGCCATGTCTTTTGGTGATTTCAAGAAAGCAAATCCTGAGGGTAAGTACTCCAAACTTTCCTCCTGGACTTTTTATCGAGCTAAGAACAAAGCAATGGCCAAGATACATGGAACCGTTAAAGATCAATATGCTATTCTGCATGATTATTGTGCTATATTAGTGAAACTGAATCCTGGTAGCACAGCTTTCATCAGAACAAGCTTAGTGGATGATGTAAGGTATTTTGAGAGGGTTTACATATGCCTTGCAGCATGTAAAGCTGGTTTCAAGTTCTGTAGGCCCATCATCGGGTTAGATGGTTGCTTTTTGAAAGGGTATTGTAGGGGTATGTTGCTTGTAGCCATTGGTATAGATGCAAACAACAGCATGTTTCCTCTTGCATATGCTGTTGTTGAGAAGGAAAACACTGATAGTTGGACTTGGTTTGTGCAACTACTGAAAGAGGACCTGGATGTACAAGACACAAAATTGTTCACATTCATTTCAGACAGGCAGAAGGGGCT GCATCTTTATGCCAACTTCAAGAAGGAGTTCCCTGGATTGTTGTTGAAGCAACAATTATGGGCTTGTGCTAGAGCTACAACAGTGGAAGAATTCAAAAGGAGAATGGATGAACTGAAGGAGACTAATGCAGCAGCTTTTGAATGGTTGTCCAAAAAGTCACCATCTGAATGGACCAAGTCCCACTTTAGGACTTTCAGTAAGTGTGATATGTTGCTAAATAATCTCTGTGAGAGTTTCAACTCAGCCATACTAGATGGAAGAGACAAGGCAATCATAACTCTGTTAGAGTATGTAAGATACTGGCTGATGGATAGAATGAGAAAGCAAAGAGAAAGTGTTAGTAAGTGGACAAAACCAGTTGGGAAGAGAATCTTTGATATCCTGCAGAAGAATAGGAAGTTAGCAATGAAATGTCAGTGTACAAAATCTGTTGGAGGCTTGTTCCAAGTGACAGTGTCTGCGGCAGTGGAAGCAACAAATTTGGAGACCAAAACATGCTCTTGCAGAACTTATGACCTCACAG TGAGTATGATTTTCTTGCTGAATGTTACAAGAAAGAAGCCTTCTTAG
- the LOC115701388 gene encoding uncharacterized protein LOC115701388, whose amino-acid sequence MAMPWGMTLWMTKMVWLALSGWVSSCLIVADEIATSFRTGDISPFHVG is encoded by the coding sequence ATGGCTATGCCATGGGGAATGACTCTTTGGATGACGAAAATGGTTTGGCTTGCTTTGAGTGGTTGGGTTTCTTCCTGCCTCATCGTAGCTGATGAGATCGCTACCTCTTTCCGAACTGGTGATATTAGTCCTTTTCATGTTGGCTGA
- the LOC133030486 gene encoding uncharacterized protein LOC133030486, translating to MFEDMRQQRYRKVDVYADLSGTFGGNNGELAIVPVDANVSVENTPPAGSKLKRCIIEELPDDANVIVDARVSARPDDYVMSKAAMRDVEEELAENLQDSSGDSDDGVDEFVVYMPDIDMPEFDMEDGVGGSDEDTDSSVQIIETVVDIESENEGPTEEAHLHPNTQTHAQNIFETPSKPEKAQTSKRTPKTRSQTQGKTGHLNPCTSPNRRSQLTSKTPLPTKKKSCQTELFQSPKSRSNTPSKTPPLTRKNKGQSDLNKPPKNRAQTTSRTRKGEGCSRTPQTRSQRASTTPQNSDTLAQTPPCTRSSNVSQTPPQTRSKSVSRTPAQTRQRVRETPSKTPTQTRKRPRETPTKTPTQSRKRGRETQTKTPTQTRKRPRQTPSKTPTKKKTNQSVEEEDFLEEEYAPDTQDPELAEEGAADPSQWWGSVNDLCDRSLPR from the coding sequence ATGTTTGAGGACATGAGACAACAGAGATATAGGAAGGTGGATGTTTATGCTGATTTATCTGGAACTTTTGGAGGCAACAATGGTGAATTAGCAATTGTGCCTGTTGATGCAAATGTCAGTGTTGAGAATACACCACCTGCTGGAAGTAAGCTGAAAAGATGCATAATAGAGGAGCTACCAGATGATGCAAATGTCATTGTTGATGCTCGGGTAAGTGCTAGACCAGATGACTATGTTATGTCCAAAGCAGCAATGAGGGATGTTGAAGAGGAATTGGCAGAGAATTTACAGGATTCCAGTGGTGATTCTGATGATGGGGTTGATGAGTTTGTTGTGTACATGCCAGATATTGACATGCCAGAGTTTGACATGGAAGATGGTGTTGGAGGAAGTGATGAAGACACTGATTCTAGTGTCCAAATTATTGAGACAGTGGTGGATATTGAGTCTGAGAATGAGGGCCCAACAGAGGAAGCCCATTTACACCCCAATACCCAAACACATGCCCAAAACATATTTGAAACACCATCCAAACCAGAAAAAGCCCAAACCAGTAAAAGAACACCAAAAACCAGATCCCAAACACAAGGCAAAACTGGCCATTTAAATCCCTGCACATCACCCAATAGAAGGTCCCAATTAACATCCAAAACACCACTACCAACCAAGAAAAAAAGTTGCCAGACTGAGCTGTTCCAATCACCCAAAAGTAGGTCAAACACTCCATCCAAAACACCACCCCTAACCAGGAAAAACAAAGGGCAGTCAGACCTCAACAAACCACCCAAAAACAGAGCTCAAACAACATCTAGAACTAGGAAAGGAGAGGGTTGTTCGAGAACACCACAAACCAGATCCCAAAGAGCTTCTACAACACCTCAAAACAGTGACACATTAGCCCAAACACCACCTTGTACCAGATCCAGTAATGTATCTCAAACACCACCCCAAACCAGATCCAAAAGTGTATCTCGAACACCAGCTCAAACTAGACAGAGAGTAAGAGAAACACCATCCAAAACACCAACCCAAACCAGAAAAAGACCAAGAGAAACACCAACCAAAACACCAACCCAAAGCAGAAAAAGAGGAAGAGAAACACAAACCAAAACACCAACCCAAACCAGAAAGAGACCAAGACAAACACCATCCAAAACACCAACCAAGAAGAAAACAAACCAATCAGTGGAAGAGGAAGATTTTTTGGAAGAGGAATATGCTCCAGATACCCAAGATCCTGAATTAGCAGAAGAAGGAGCAGCTGACCCTAGCCAATGGTGGGGGTCAGTCAATGATCTATGCGATCGAAGCTTaccaagatga